The following coding sequences lie in one Carassius carassius chromosome 1, fCarCar2.1, whole genome shotgun sequence genomic window:
- the LOC132150064 gene encoding histone H3.3A — MARTKQTARKSTGGKAPRKQLATKAARKSAPSTGGVKKPHRYRPGTVALREIRRYQKSTELLIRKLPFQRLVREIAQDFKTDLRFQSAAIGALQEASEAYLVGLFEDTNLCAIHAKRVTIMPKDIQLARRIRGERA; from the exons ATGGCTCGTACCAAGCAGACCGCGCGTAAATCAACTGGAGGAAAGGCGCCAAGAAAACAGCTGGCGACTAAAGCCGCCAGGAAGAGCGCGCCCTCTACTGGAGGAGTCAAGAAGCCGCACAGATACAG GCCTGGAACTGTTGCTCTGAGAGAGATTCGCCGTTATCAGAAGTCAACGGAGTTGCTCATCCGCAAGTTGCCGTTTCAGCGTCTGGTTCGGGAGATCGCACAGGACTTCAAAACTGACCTGAGGTTCCAGAGCGCAGCCATTGGTGCACTCCAG gAAGCAAGTGAAGCCTACCTTGTCGGTCTGTTTGAGGACACTAACTTGTGCGCCATTCATGCCAAGAGAGTCACAATCATGCCTAAGGATATCCAGCTTGCGAGGCGAATCAGAGGAGAGAGGGCCTAA